From the Acaryochloris thomasi RCC1774 genome, one window contains:
- a CDS encoding tetratricopeptide repeat protein: MRNQQLASLATSLLVSQGFIATAIAQQIRQPTQAELGEVQRAVGNRNAVFLIRDRSFDGEELKFPAIPEIKLGRALEDSETTENLLAEAERKFQRGDLKGALELYTKAIALDPDNAEAYSSRGFLFVVMKEIDRGIADYTKAISINPELALALRSRGEAYMIQQKYTEALSDFYQALTFDAKDAKTYYDLGIVYFASGNYNDAKKNVDLAIKLTPERASFYSLRGSVYMATGEFNQAASDFSQMITFQPENPEGYINRGAAHIKQGKHSEGISDLTKALSVDPGNANAFYSRGRSYQITQQFEQAFTDFTEVVSLEPNNGRAFMNRGIVQGKRGKIKEAKIDLRKAIELLQQQNDAEGYQEAVAALSEI; the protein is encoded by the coding sequence ATGAGAAACCAGCAGCTTGCATCACTCGCAACATCCCTTCTCGTGAGCCAAGGATTCATCGCTACAGCGATCGCACAGCAGATACGACAGCCGACGCAGGCAGAGCTAGGGGAAGTCCAGAGAGCGGTGGGAAATCGGAACGCTGTTTTTTTGATAAGAGACAGGAGTTTTGATGGAGAAGAGCTTAAGTTTCCAGCAATTCCTGAAATCAAGCTTGGCCGCGCTCTAGAAGACTCCGAAACAACTGAGAATTTGCTGGCTGAAGCGGAAAGAAAATTTCAGCGAGGAGATTTAAAGGGAGCACTTGAACTATATACCAAGGCGATAGCACTTGATCCTGACAATGCCGAAGCTTATAGCTCCAGAGGCTTCCTGTTTGTCGTCATGAAAGAAATTGACAGAGGAATTGCAGATTACACAAAGGCTATTAGCATCAATCCTGAACTTGCCCTGGCTCTGAGAAGCAGAGGGGAGGCTTACATGATTCAGCAGAAATACACTGAAGCACTCTCAGACTTTTATCAAGCGCTGACGTTCGATGCGAAGGATGCTAAAACTTACTACGATCTTGGAATTGTCTACTTCGCATCAGGCAACTACAATGATGCGAAAAAAAACGTAGATCTTGCAATCAAACTTACTCCTGAGAGAGCTTCCTTTTACAGTCTACGCGGCAGCGTCTACATGGCGACTGGCGAATTCAATCAAGCAGCATCAGACTTTTCTCAGATGATTACCTTCCAGCCAGAAAATCCTGAAGGCTATATCAATCGAGGTGCTGCCCACATCAAGCAAGGCAAACATTCAGAAGGTATCTCTGATCTTACGAAAGCACTTTCAGTTGACCCCGGTAACGCTAACGCATTTTACAGTCGTGGACGCTCTTACCAAATCACCCAACAATTCGAGCAAGCATTCACCGATTTCACTGAAGTAGTATCTCTCGAACCCAATAATGGAAGAGCATTCATGAACCGTGGCATTGTCCAAGGAAAGAGGGGAAAGATAAAGGAGGCAAAGATAGACTTACGAAAGGCCATTGAGTTACTACAGCAGCAAAACGATGCTGAAGGATATCAAGAAGCGGTTGCTGCATTGAGTGAAATCTAA